The following are from one region of the Carcharodon carcharias isolate sCarCar2 chromosome 27, sCarCar2.pri, whole genome shotgun sequence genome:
- the LOC121270328 gene encoding interferon-inducible GTPase 5-like: MSDEEVDHNNHWHLFRDNKLAAVLNARKFLLFESASNGSSHLKVFIQFYNFTSMDLEIAEIIGRFSDAMSHGGVSEVASLVKAEKSRVESVTVHVAVTGIPRVGKSAFINSVMGFKDGEDGAAPTGPDQQVAKPAPYSRPGNPSSVFWELPSIEGSNFSSSDYLKAVEIDKYIGFFILSSTWFTQEAAALASELRRVGKQFYFIRTKIDLNAPDYKNKKFTEDILRVVTADNFANLDMEYATAHFFCVSCHHVDRFDFLKCIQALQRNSSPPLQKHALLLSLYYLANKMELKDSMREFIPVSAVYSCVIDPIPVEDLPYQANIHFLYDEIRLYRVLFELDHPALSKRAKLIRRPTSVLSDEIQTTMARVLTEEAVTEELLKWTENNAPVSNHYMKWIPFLETLPGGKLPGASTICLLDTMLEKFMDDAYRIQRKMINKILFTYGTPAKCKDVFCHLNAF; encoded by the exons atgtCGGACGAAGAAGTGGA tcacaatAATCATTggcatctcttcagagataacaagcTGGCAGCTGTTCTCAATGCCAGGAAGTTCCTTTTGTTTGAGTCAGCCAGTAATGGTTCCAGTCATTTGAAAGTCTTTATCCAGTTTTACAAT TTTACGAGCATGGATTTGGAAATTGCAGAGATTATAGGAAGGTTTTCAGATGCCATGAGCCATGGTGGGGTATCTGAAGTGGCATCTTTGGTGAAAGCTGAGAAGAGCAGAGTGGAAAGCGTGACAGTTCATGTGGCGGTCACCGGGATCCCGAGAGTGGGGAAGTCTGCCTTTATTAATTCCGTCATGGGTTTCAAGgatggtgaagatggtgcagcacCCACTGGCCCTGACCAACAAGTGGCAAAGCCAGCACCTTACAGCCGGCCAGGAAACCCCAGCTCTGTGTTCTGGGAGCTGCCCAGCATTGAGGGGTCCAACTTCTCGTCCAGTGACTACCTGAAGGCAGTGGAAATCGACAAGTACATCGGCTTCTTCATCCTGTCATCGACGTGGTTCACGCAGGAGGCCGCAGCCCTTGCCAGCGAGCTCAGGCGGGTTGGCAAGCAGTTCTACTTCATCCGTACCAAGATTGACTTGAACGCTCCTGACTACAAGAACAAGAAGTTCACTGAGGACATCCTGCGTGTTGTCACTGCCGACAACTTTGCAAACCTGGACATGGAATACGCGACTGCTCACTTCTTCTGTGTCTCCTGCCACCATGTTGACAGATTTGACTTTCTGAAGTGCATCCAGGCTCTGCAGAGAAATTCCTCACCTCCACTCCAGAAACACGCCCTGCTGCTCTCCCTGTACTACCTGGCCAACAAGATGGAGCTGAAGGACTCTATGAGGGAGTTCATTCCAGTGTCGGCGGTCTACAGCTGTGTCATTGACCCCATCCCAGTCGAAGATCTGCCTTACCAGGCCAATATCCACTTTCTGTACGATGAGATCAGGCTTTACCGTGTCCTGTTCGAGCTGGACCACCCAGCCTTGAGCAAAAGGGCCAAGCTGATTCGCCGGCCGACCTCTGTCCTCTCGGATGAGATCCAGACCACGATGGCGAGGGTGCTGACGGAGGAGGCCGTCACGGAGGAGCTGCTGAAGTGGACGGAGAACAATGCGCCGGTCTCCAACCACTACATGAAGTGGATTCCCTTCCTTGAGACCCTGCCTGGAGGGAAACTGCCTGGGGCTTCCACCATCTGCTTGTTGGATACCATGCTGGAGAAGTTTATGGACGACGCCTACCGGATTCAGAGGAAAATG